In Malus sylvestris chromosome 16, drMalSylv7.2, whole genome shotgun sequence, the following are encoded in one genomic region:
- the LOC126607108 gene encoding uncharacterized protein LOC126607108 isoform X1: MANRPQSLSLNVPFGGPSVSAPSVAGAQANKDRKMASAEHLVLDLSNPDLRENTLLELSKNKELFQDLAPFVWNSFGTIAALIQEIVSIYPVLSPPNLTPAQSNRVCNALALLQCVASHPDTRMLFLNAHIPLYLYPFLNTSSKARPFEYLRLTSLGVIGALVKVDDTEVISFLLSTEIIPLCLRTMELGSELSKTVATFIVQKILLDDMGLDYICTTAERFFAVGRVLGTMVAALADQPSSRLLKHIIRCYLRLSDNPRACDALRSCLPDVLREASFNNFLCEDPTTRRWLQQLLQNVGVSRIPALQGGGGFDHVMVN, encoded by the exons ATGGCAAACCGGCCCCAGTCTCTTTCATTAAATGTTCCATTCGGAGGTCCAAGCGTTTCAGCACCAAGCGTTGCTGGAGCTCAAGCAAACAAAGATCGTAAAATGGCATCAGCAGAGCACTTGGTGCTTGACTTGAGTAATCCTGATCTTCGAGAAAACACGCTTCTTGAACTTTCAAAG AACAAGGAATTATTTCAAGATTTGGCTCCTTTCGTGTGGAATTCTTTTGGTACTATTGCTGCACTCATCCAG GAGATAGTTTCAATTTACCCTGTTCTATCACCACCAAATCTGACTCCGGCACAATCCAATCGAGTTTGCAATGCTCTTGCTCTTCTTCAG TGCGTAGCTTCCCACCCAGATACAAGAATGTTGTTCCTCAATG CTCATATACCTTTATATCTGTATCCTTTTCTCAATACATCAAGCAAGGCAAGACCATTTGAGTACTTAAGGCTTACGAGTTTAGGAGTCATTGGTGCCCTGGTGAAG GTTGATGATACTGAAGTTATTAGTTTCCTTCTGTCAACAGAAATAATTCCACTGTGCCTTCGCACTATGGAATTGGGCAGTGAACTCTCAAAAACA GTAGCCACATTTATAGTTCAGAAGATTTTGTTGGATGATATGGGCTTGGACTATATTTGTACTACAGCAGAGCGGTTTTTTGCTGTAGGTCGAGTTTTGGGGACCATGGTTGCAGCACTGGCTGATCAACCCTCATCACGCCTTTTGAAACACATCATTCGTTGCTATCTTCGATTGTCAGATAATCCAAG GGCTTGTGATGCTTTAAGAAGTTGCCTTCCAGATGTGTTACGAGAGGCTAGCTTTAACAATTTCCTTTGT GAAGATCCAACTACTAGGAGGTGGCTGCAACAACTGCTGCAAAATGTTGGAGTGAGCCGGATTCCTGCACTGCAGGGTGGGGGAGGATTTGATCACGTGATGGTGAATTGA
- the LOC126607108 gene encoding uncharacterized protein LOC126607108 isoform X2 — translation MANRPQSLSLNVPFGGPSVSAPSVAGAQANKDRKMASAEHLVLDLSNPDLRENTLLELSKTRELFQDLAPVLWNSFGTIAALLQEIVSIYPVLSPPNLTPAQSNRVCNALALLQCVASHPDTRMLFLNAHIPLYLYPFLNTSSKARPFEYLRLTSLGVIGALVKVDDTEVISFLLSTEIIPLCLRTMELGSELSKTVATFIVQKILLDDMGLDYICTTAERFFAVGRVLGTMVAALADQPSSRLLKHIIRCYLRLSDNPRACDALRSCLPDVLREASFNNFLCEDPTTRRWLQQLLQNVGVSRIPALQGGGGFDHVMVN, via the exons ATGGCAAACCGGCCCCAGTCTCTTTCATTAAATGTTCCATTCGGAGGTCCAAGCGTTTCAGCACCAAGCGTTGCTGGAGCTCAAGCAAACAAAGATCGTAAAATGGCATCAGCAGAGCACTTGGTGCTTGACTTGAGTAATCCTGATCTTCGAGAAAACACGCTTCTTGAACTTTCAAAG ACGAGAGAATTATTTCAAGATTTGGCTCCTGTATTGTGGAATTCTTTTGGTACTATTGCTGCACTTTTACAG GAGATAGTTTCAATTTACCCTGTTCTATCACCACCAAATCTGACTCCGGCACAATCCAATCGAGTTTGCAATGCTCTTGCTCTTCTTCAG TGCGTAGCTTCCCACCCAGATACAAGAATGTTGTTCCTCAATG CTCATATACCTTTATATCTGTATCCTTTTCTCAATACATCAAGCAAGGCAAGACCATTTGAGTACTTAAGGCTTACGAGTTTAGGAGTCATTGGTGCCCTGGTGAAG GTTGATGATACTGAAGTTATTAGTTTCCTTCTGTCAACAGAAATAATTCCACTGTGCCTTCGCACTATGGAATTGGGCAGTGAACTCTCAAAAACA GTAGCCACATTTATAGTTCAGAAGATTTTGTTGGATGATATGGGCTTGGACTATATTTGTACTACAGCAGAGCGGTTTTTTGCTGTAGGTCGAGTTTTGGGGACCATGGTTGCAGCACTGGCTGATCAACCCTCATCACGCCTTTTGAAACACATCATTCGTTGCTATCTTCGATTGTCAGATAATCCAAG GGCTTGTGATGCTTTAAGAAGTTGCCTTCCAGATGTGTTACGAGAGGCTAGCTTTAACAATTTCCTTTGT GAAGATCCAACTACTAGGAGGTGGCTGCAACAACTGCTGCAAAATGTTGGAGTGAGCCGGATTCCTGCACTGCAGGGTGGGGGAGGATTTGATCACGTGATGGTGAATTGA
- the LOC126607109 gene encoding protein-S-isoprenylcysteine O-methyltransferase A-like isoform X2, which produces MRFDCFAQNLHDMSVLKHIWGDVERHFLASTSCSGLSFPVNQSQISIRSIVPNMAQLFSYTACRQLSQMFLAVIFFHGSEYILAVGIHGRSNVTLKSLLISKHYLLAMVFSLLEYCVEIILFPGLKEHWWISNLGLAMVIIGEIIRKMAIITAGQSFTHLIRTHPSEHHRLITNGIYRLVRHPGYCGFFIWSVGTQIMLCNPISTIAFALVVWRFFAQRIPYEEYFLRQFFGSQYEEYGRRIPSGVPFVK; this is translated from the exons ATGAGATTTGATTGTTTTGCTCAAAATCTGCAC GATATGTCCGTGTTGAAGCATATTTGGGGTGATGTCGAGAGACATTTTTTGGCTTCAACGTCATGTAGTGGTTTATCTTTTCCAG TAAACCAGAGCCAAATATCGATTCGCTCTATTGTACCCAACATGGCACAACTCTTCAGTTACACGGCCTGCAGACAGTTGTCTCAGATGTTCCTGGCAGTAATCTTTTTTCATGGTTCTGAATACATTTTAGCAGTTGGCATTCACGGGAGATCAAACGTTACTCTTAAGTCTCTTCTGATCAGCAAACACTATCTTCTTGCCATGGTTTTTTCCTTGCTGGAATACTGTGTTGAAATTATTTTGTTCCCTGGTCTGAAGGAACACTGGTGGATCAGCAACTTAGGCCTTGCAATGGTCATAATAGGCGAAATCATACGGAAGATGGCAATAATTACGGCTGGTCAGTCCTTCACACATCTTATAAGGACTCATCCCTCAGAGCATCACCGATTGATTACGAATGGAATTTATAGACTTGTTCGTCATCCTGGTTACTGTGGTTTCTTCATATGGTCGGTGGGTACTCAGATAATGCTCTGTAATCCCATATCAACAATTGCATTTGCACTTGTAGTTTGGCGCTTCTTTGCACAAAGGATTCCGTATGAAGAGTATTTCTTGAGGCAGTTTTTTGGGTCGCAGTATGAGGAATATGGCCGACGGATTCCTTCCGGGGTGCCTTTTGTAAAGTGA
- the LOC126607109 gene encoding protein-S-isoprenylcysteine O-methyltransferase A-like isoform X4 has protein sequence MSVLKHIWGDVERHFLASTSCSGLSFPVNQSQISIRSIVPNMAQLFSYTACRQLSQMFLAVIFFHGSEYILAVGIHGRSNVTLKSLLISKHYLLAMVFSLLEYCVEIILFPGLKEHWWISNLGLAMVIIGEIIRKMAIITAGQSFTHLIRTHPSEHHRLITNGIYRLVRHPGYCGFFIWSVGTQIMLCNPISTIAFALVVWRFFAQRIPYEEYFLRQFFGSQYEEYGRRIPSGVPFVK, from the exons ATGTCCGTGTTGAAGCATATTTGGGGTGATGTCGAGAGACATTTTTTGGCTTCAACGTCATGTAGTGGTTTATCTTTTCCAG TAAACCAGAGCCAAATATCGATTCGCTCTATTGTACCCAACATGGCACAACTCTTCAGTTACACGGCCTGCAGACAGTTGTCTCAGATGTTCCTGGCAGTAATCTTTTTTCATGGTTCTGAATACATTTTAGCAGTTGGCATTCACGGGAGATCAAACGTTACTCTTAAGTCTCTTCTGATCAGCAAACACTATCTTCTTGCCATGGTTTTTTCCTTGCTGGAATACTGTGTTGAAATTATTTTGTTCCCTGGTCTGAAGGAACACTGGTGGATCAGCAACTTAGGCCTTGCAATGGTCATAATAGGCGAAATCATACGGAAGATGGCAATAATTACGGCTGGTCAGTCCTTCACACATCTTATAAGGACTCATCCCTCAGAGCATCACCGATTGATTACGAATGGAATTTATAGACTTGTTCGTCATCCTGGTTACTGTGGTTTCTTCATATGGTCGGTGGGTACTCAGATAATGCTCTGTAATCCCATATCAACAATTGCATTTGCACTTGTAGTTTGGCGCTTCTTTGCACAAAGGATTCCGTATGAAGAGTATTTCTTGAGGCAGTTTTTTGGGTCGCAGTATGAGGAATATGGCCGACGGATTCCTTCCGGGGTGCCTTTTGTAAAGTGA
- the LOC126607109 gene encoding protein-S-isoprenylcysteine O-methyltransferase A-like isoform X1, protein MRFDCFAQNLHDMSVLKHIWGDVERHFLASTSCSGLSFPGLTTVNQSQISIRSIVPNMAQLFSYTACRQLSQMFLAVIFFHGSEYILAVGIHGRSNVTLKSLLISKHYLLAMVFSLLEYCVEIILFPGLKEHWWISNLGLAMVIIGEIIRKMAIITAGQSFTHLIRTHPSEHHRLITNGIYRLVRHPGYCGFFIWSVGTQIMLCNPISTIAFALVVWRFFAQRIPYEEYFLRQFFGSQYEEYGRRIPSGVPFVK, encoded by the exons ATGAGATTTGATTGTTTTGCTCAAAATCTGCAC GATATGTCCGTGTTGAAGCATATTTGGGGTGATGTCGAGAGACATTTTTTGGCTTCAACGTCATGTAGTGGTTTATCTTTTCCAG GTCTCACTACAGTAAACCAGAGCCAAATATCGATTCGCTCTATTGTACCCAACATGGCACAACTCTTCAGTTACACGGCCTGCAGACAGTTGTCTCAGATGTTCCTGGCAGTAATCTTTTTTCATGGTTCTGAATACATTTTAGCAGTTGGCATTCACGGGAGATCAAACGTTACTCTTAAGTCTCTTCTGATCAGCAAACACTATCTTCTTGCCATGGTTTTTTCCTTGCTGGAATACTGTGTTGAAATTATTTTGTTCCCTGGTCTGAAGGAACACTGGTGGATCAGCAACTTAGGCCTTGCAATGGTCATAATAGGCGAAATCATACGGAAGATGGCAATAATTACGGCTGGTCAGTCCTTCACACATCTTATAAGGACTCATCCCTCAGAGCATCACCGATTGATTACGAATGGAATTTATAGACTTGTTCGTCATCCTGGTTACTGTGGTTTCTTCATATGGTCGGTGGGTACTCAGATAATGCTCTGTAATCCCATATCAACAATTGCATTTGCACTTGTAGTTTGGCGCTTCTTTGCACAAAGGATTCCGTATGAAGAGTATTTCTTGAGGCAGTTTTTTGGGTCGCAGTATGAGGAATATGGCCGACGGATTCCTTCCGGGGTGCCTTTTGTAAAGTGA
- the LOC126607109 gene encoding protein-S-isoprenylcysteine O-methyltransferase A-like isoform X3, which yields MSVLKHIWGDVERHFLASTSCSGLSFPGLTTVNQSQISIRSIVPNMAQLFSYTACRQLSQMFLAVIFFHGSEYILAVGIHGRSNVTLKSLLISKHYLLAMVFSLLEYCVEIILFPGLKEHWWISNLGLAMVIIGEIIRKMAIITAGQSFTHLIRTHPSEHHRLITNGIYRLVRHPGYCGFFIWSVGTQIMLCNPISTIAFALVVWRFFAQRIPYEEYFLRQFFGSQYEEYGRRIPSGVPFVK from the exons ATGTCCGTGTTGAAGCATATTTGGGGTGATGTCGAGAGACATTTTTTGGCTTCAACGTCATGTAGTGGTTTATCTTTTCCAG GTCTCACTACAGTAAACCAGAGCCAAATATCGATTCGCTCTATTGTACCCAACATGGCACAACTCTTCAGTTACACGGCCTGCAGACAGTTGTCTCAGATGTTCCTGGCAGTAATCTTTTTTCATGGTTCTGAATACATTTTAGCAGTTGGCATTCACGGGAGATCAAACGTTACTCTTAAGTCTCTTCTGATCAGCAAACACTATCTTCTTGCCATGGTTTTTTCCTTGCTGGAATACTGTGTTGAAATTATTTTGTTCCCTGGTCTGAAGGAACACTGGTGGATCAGCAACTTAGGCCTTGCAATGGTCATAATAGGCGAAATCATACGGAAGATGGCAATAATTACGGCTGGTCAGTCCTTCACACATCTTATAAGGACTCATCCCTCAGAGCATCACCGATTGATTACGAATGGAATTTATAGACTTGTTCGTCATCCTGGTTACTGTGGTTTCTTCATATGGTCGGTGGGTACTCAGATAATGCTCTGTAATCCCATATCAACAATTGCATTTGCACTTGTAGTTTGGCGCTTCTTTGCACAAAGGATTCCGTATGAAGAGTATTTCTTGAGGCAGTTTTTTGGGTCGCAGTATGAGGAATATGGCCGACGGATTCCTTCCGGGGTGCCTTTTGTAAAGTGA
- the LOC126607110 gene encoding prefoldin subunit 5-like, which translates to MEKAVSVNVRAEMEKLSPEQLKAVKEQTDMEVNLLQESLNNIRTATARLEVASSALHDLSLRPQGKKMLVPLTASLYVPGTLHDAHQVLVDVGTGYFIEKTMPQAKDYCDRKINLLKSNFDQLVEVASKKKSIADEAGAVLQSKVKQLAATTS; encoded by the exons atggagaaggCGGTGAGCGTGAACGTGAGAGCGGAGATGGAGAAGCTGAGCCCTGAGCAGTTGAAGGCTGTCAAAGAACAAACCGATATGGAAGTCAATCTTCTCCAGGAGTCCCTCAACAACATCCGCACTGCCACCGCCCGCCTCGAGGTCGCCTCCTCCGCCCTCCACGACCTCTCCCTCCGCCCTCAGGGAAAGAAGATGCTCGTCCCCCTTACGGCGTCGCTTTATGTCCCCGGCACCCTCCACGACGCCCACCAAGTCCTGGTCGACGTCGGCACCGGCTACTTCATCGAGAAAACCATGCCTCAGGCCAAAGATTACTGCGACCGTAAGATCAACTTGCTCAAATCTAATTTTGACCAACTTGTCGAG GTTGCTTCTAAGAAGAAAAGCATCGCAGATGAAGCCGGGGCAGTTTTGCAATCCAAAGTGAAGCAGTTGGCTGCTACAACGTCATAG
- the LOC126607111 gene encoding thioredoxin-like protein YLS8 isoform X2 produces MSYLLPHLHSGWAVDQAILAEEERVVIIRFGHDWDDTCMQMDEVLASVAETIKNFAVIYLVDITEVPDFNTMYELYDPSTVMFFFRNKHIMIDLGTGNNNKINWALKDKQEFIDIVETVYRGARKGRGLVIAPKDYSTKYRY; encoded by the exons ATGTCCTACTTGCTACCGCACCTGCACTCAGGGTGGGCCGTCGACCAGGCCATTCTTGCCGAGGAAGAGCGAGTCGTCATCATCCGCTTCGGCCATGACTGGGATGACACTTGCATGCAG ATGGATGAGGTGCTGGCTTCTGTTGCCGAGACAATAAAAAACTTTGCTGTGATTTACCTCGTGGACATCACGGAGGTTCCTGATTTCAACACAATGTATGAGCTCTACGATCCATCGACGGTCATGTTCTTTTTCAGAAACAAGCACATTATGATTGATCTTGGCACGGGGAACAACAACAAGATCAACTGGGCTCTCAAGGACAAGCAAGAGTTCATTGACATTGTTGAGACAGTGTACCGCGGGGCAAGGAAGGGACGCGGTCTGGTCATTGCTCCCAAGGATTACTCCACCAAGTACCGCTACTAA
- the LOC126607111 gene encoding thioredoxin-like protein YLS8 isoform X1, giving the protein MSYLLPHLHSGWAVDQAILAEEERLVLIRFGHDWDETCMQMDEVLASVAETIKNFAVIYLVDITEVPDFNTMYELYDPSTVMFFFRNKHIMIDLGTGNNNKINWALKDKQEFIDIVETVYRGARKGRGLVIAPKDYSTKYRY; this is encoded by the exons ATGTCGTATCTGCTGCCGCACCTCCACTCAGGATGGGCCGTCGATCAGGCCATCCTCGCCGAGGAGGAGCGTCTTGTCCTCATCCGATTCGGCCACGATTGGGATGAGACCTGTATGCAG ATGGATGAGGTGCTGGCTTCTGTTGCCGAGACAATAAAAAACTTTGCTGTGATTTACCTCGTGGACATCACGGAGGTTCCTGATTTCAACACAATGTATGAGCTCTACGATCCATCGACGGTCATGTTCTTTTTCAGAAACAAGCACATTATGATTGATCTTGGCACGGGGAACAACAACAAGATCAACTGGGCTCTCAAGGACAAGCAAGAGTTCATTGACATTGTTGAGACAGTGTACCGCGGGGCAAGGAAGGGACGCGGTCTGGTCATTGCTCCCAAGGATTACTCCACCAAGTACCGCTACTAA
- the LOC126606235 gene encoding nicotinamidase 2-like, translating to MASASSSSSSYRKYEIRKRNPNPKAAALLVIDVQNYFSAMARPILQNLLTTIRLCRRASIPVIFTRHAHKSPSDYGMLDEWWNGDLVYDGTPESQLMPELDRRGPDEDRVFDKNKYSAFRNTGLEEYLKEKGVEEVIVTGVMTNLCCETTAREAFIRGYRVFFSTDATATSDRELHEATLKNMAYGFAYLVDCKRLEDGLFPGT from the coding sequence ATGGCCtccgcctcctcctcctcctcctcatacAGAAAATACGAGATCAGGAAACGAAACCCGAACCCAAAAGCGGCGGCCCTTCTAGTCATCGACGTGCAGAACTACTTCTCCGCCATGGCCCGACCCATCCTTCAAAACCTCCTCACCACCATCCGCCTCTGCCGACGGGCTTCCATTCCCGTCATCTTCACGCGCCACGCCCACAAGTCCCCCTCCGACTACGGCATGCTGGACGAGTGGTGGAACGGCGATCTCGTCTACGACGGCACTCCCGAATCGCAGCTCATGCCGGAGCTCGACCGGAGGGGACCCGACGAGGACCGCGTGTTCGACAAGAACAAGTACAGCGCGTTCAGGAACACGGGCCTCGAGGAATACCTGAAGGAGAAGGGGGTGGAGGAGGTTATCGTAACCGGCGTCATGACCAACCTGTGCTGCGAAACGACGGCGCGTGAAGCGTTCATAAGGGGGTATAGAGTGTTTTTCTCCACGGACGCGACTGCGACGTCGGATCGGGAGCTGCACGAGGCGACCTTGAAAAACATGGCTTATGGGTTTGCCTACTTGGTGGATTGCAAGAGGCTTGAGGACGGCCTTTTTCCGGGGACATAA
- the LOC126608515 gene encoding porphobilinogen deaminase, chloroplastic-like has product MEALCCSSSSSCSSSLLTKQALPSCSSINFAAGVGSVSVLRSSMPSLKTRSFPNSIRKHSLIGIPRASVAVEQQIQKSKVALIRIGTRGSPLALAQAYETREKLMASHPELAEEGAIQIVIIKTTGDKILSQPLADIGGKGLFTKEIDEALINGDIDIAVHSMKDVPTYLPEQTVLPCNLPREDVRDAFISLTSSSLADLPAGSTVGTASLRRKSQILHRFPSLNVQENFRGNVQTRLKKLNEKVVEATLLALAGLKRLDMTENVTSILSLDEMLPAVAQGAIGIACRTNDDKMAHYIALLNHEETRLAVACERSFLLTLDGSCRTPIAGYASKDEDGNCIFKGLVASPDGTRVLETSRKGPYASQDMINMGKDAGQELLSRAGPGFFGI; this is encoded by the exons ATGGAGGCCCtttgttgttcttcttcttcttcctgctCCTCGTCTCTTTTGACCAAGCAGGCGCTTCCTTCATGCTCTTCAATCAACTTCGCAGCAGGAGTTGGCTCCGTCTCAGTCCTCCGCTCCTCCATGCCCTCCCTCAAGACTCGATCTTTTCCCAACTCCATCAGAAAACACAGTCTAATTGGGATCCCAAGGGCCTCCGTCGCTGTTGAGCAGCAGATCCAGAAGTCCAAAGTTGCCCTAATCAGAATTGGCACCCGAGGAAG CCCATTAGCACTTGCTCAGGCTTACGAGACAAGAGAGAAACTCATGGCATCGCACCCCGAGCTAGCTGAAGAGGGCGCAATTCAGATTGTTATCATAAAAACTACAGGTGATAAAATACTGAGTCAGCCCCTTGCAGACATTGGCGGGAAGGGTTTGTTCACCAAGGAAATAGATGAGGCACTCATCAATGGTGATATTGACATTGCTGTCCACTCAATGAAAGACGTGCCTACCTACTTACCCGAGCAGACAGTTCTGCCTTGCAACCTTCCACGGGAGGATGTCCGAGATGCATTTATATCCTTAACTTCATCTTCTCTTGCAGATCTGCCAGCTGGAAGCACTGTTGGTACTGCTTCACTTAGAAGAAAGTCACAGATACTCCATAGGTTTCCATCACTCAAT GTGCAGGAGAATTTTCGGGGTAACGTCCAGACACGGTTGAAAAAGCTTAATGAAAAGGTGGTCGAAGCAACCTTATTAGCATTAGCTGGACTCAAACGATTAGATATGACAGAAAATGTAACTTCAATTCTTTCACTAGATGAAATGCTTCCAGCAGTTGCTCAGGGGGCGATTGGAATTGCCTGCCGAACCAATGACGATAAAATG GCTCATTACATAGCTTTATTGAATCATGAGGAAACAAGACTAGCAGTTGCATGCGAGAGGTCGTTCCTTCTGACCCTGGATGGGTCTTGTCGAACTCCTATTGCTGGATATGCTAGCAAAGATGAGGATGGTAATTGCATATTCAAAGGGTTGGTGGCTTCCCCTGATGGAACCCGTG TACTTGAAACTTCTAGGAAAGGCCCGTATGCTTCTCAAGATATGATCAACATGGGTAAGGATGCAGGCCAGGAACTTCTTTCACGTGCAGGTCCAGGTTTTTTCGGTATTTAA
- the LOC126608514 gene encoding serine carboxypeptidase-like 34 has product MAFSSSFRLNILLYLLAFSICCATQTQGARLHHRHDPLRQQKADQVTELPGQPPMSFKHYAGYVTVNHTHGRALFYWFFEATNNPQDKPLLLWLNGGPGCSSIGYGATEELGPFFPQNSTEPKLKFNPYTWNNAANLFFLESPVGVGFSYTNTSQDIEELDDKITAEDSYNFLINWFKRFPQYKSHDFYISGESYAGHYAPQLSELVFDKSKENHINLKGFMIGNAAIDDESDQKGLIDYAWDHAVISDRLYHDIQKECDFSQNISEQCNTLLEEYYNVYNIIDMYSLYTPMCLSNTSSSSSSRQSHTIQGTPTLFSRADVRHKRPAGYDPCTSDYSYVYLNRPDVQKALHANVTKISYPWSHCNNNIFWNAPPSMLPVIGKLVAGGLRVWIYSGDTDGRIPVTSTRYALRKLGLKINEDWTPWYNKKQVGGWRVVYDGLMFVTIRGAGHEVPVFAPRQSLLLVEHFLANWKLPSKPF; this is encoded by the exons ATggctttttcttcttcatttcgtTTGAATATCCTTCTTTATTTGCTTGCCTTTAGCATATGTTGTGCTACTCAAACCCAAGGCGCTAGACTGCATCATCGTCATGATCCTCTGAGACAGCAAAAGGCAGACCAGGTGACTGAACTCCCCGGTCAGCCTCCAATGAGCTTCAAGCATTACGCGGGATATGTTACCGTCAACCACACTCACGGAAGAGCACTCTTCTATTGGTTCTTTGAAGCCACCAACAACCCTCAAGATAAACCCCTCCTCCTTTGGCTTAACGGAG GGCCAGGATGTTCATCAATTGGATACGGTGCCACAGAGGAGTTAGGCCCTTTCTTCCCTCAAAATAGCACCGAACccaagctcaagttcaacccTTACACCTGGAACAATG CTGCCAATCTATTTTTTTTGGAGTCTCCCGTTGGAGTCGGATTTTCTTACACCAATACTAGTCAAGATATCGAGGAGCTTGACGATAAAATTACAG CTGAGGATTCATACAATTTTCTTATCAACTGGTTTAAACGGTTTCCACAGTACAAGTCCCATGACTTCTACATTTCTGGAGAGAGCTATGCAG GGCATTATGCTCCACAGCTTTCTGAGCTCGTTTTTGACAAATCCAAGGAGAATCATATCAACCTCAAGGGATTCATG ATTGGTAACGCAGCAATAGATGATGAATCAGACCAGAAGGGATTGATTGATTACGCTTGGGATCACGCGGTGATCTCTGATCGCTTGTACCATGATATTCAGAAGGAATGCGACTTCAGCCAAAACATATCAGAACAGTGTAACACGCTGCTGGAAGAGTACTATAATGTGTACAATATCATAGACATGTACAGCTTGTACACCCCTATGTGCCTCAGTAACactagcagcagcagcagcagcaggcaATCCCATACGATCCAAGGCACTCCCACTCTGTTTTCCAGAGCT GATGTACGGCACAAGAGACCTGCAGGATACGACCCTTGTACATCAGATTACAGTTATGTGTATTTGAACAGGCCTGACGTTCAAAAGGCACTTCATGCCAATGTCACCAAAATCTCCTATCCATGGTCTCACTGCAA CAATAACATCTTCTGGAATGCACCACCATCAATGCTTCCTGTAATTGGAAAGCTTGTAGCTGGGGGTCTCCGGGTTTGGATTTACAG CGGGGATACTGATGGGAGAATTCCGGTAACATCAACTAGGTACGCGTTGAGAAAGCTCGGGTTGAAGATAAATGAAGATTGGACTCCTTGGTACAACAAGAAGCAG GTTGGCGGGTGGAGAGTTGTGTACGACGGGCTTATGTTTGTGACAATTAGAGGGGCAGGCCATGAAGTTCCGGTGTTTGCACCAAGGCAGTCGCTCCTCCTAGTTGAACACTTCTTGGCTAATTGGAAACTCCCTTCCAAACCTTTCTAA